A genomic region of Xiphophorus couchianus chromosome 18, X_couchianus-1.0, whole genome shotgun sequence contains the following coding sequences:
- the hif1al gene encoding hypoxia inducible factor 1 subunit alpha, like, translated as MEKEDGVVAVKRSSSEQRKLRSRDAARCRRSQETEVFYELARTLPLPRRVCTHLDKAGIMRVTLSFLRMQQLLQPEESVKKEEEDEDPMDAFFPQALAGFVMVMTEEGDMVFLTENVNKHIGITQLELLGQSVYDFIHPCDQEELRDLLTPRPGLSKKLMAEQPSERNFFLRMKSTLTSRGRTVNIKSATWKVLHCTGHIRPFGSASPPAARVMTLLCEPIPHPSSVEFPLDSCTFLTRHTMDLRFTHCEGRVTELVGYKPEDLIGRSAYEFYHALDSDRIKKSLLTLLSKGQANSSPYRFLANCGGFVWAETQATVLYSKTSQPEAIVCLNFILSAVEQPDVVFSVEQTRCSLLPKTEPSSLERAAEDSGISDTCDSDGEDAGSSAKLLLKLAEKPEELLQLPDGGDGVAPALTAGRVELSFASPPSPDVVPDHPKDLCSPQLRQLLSPIFDGLNPSSSPAASSEPDLSPCEEEVMDTSEVERFFTICPEETQLKEQAIEDVEGKELEMYAPYISMDDDFQLTFLSNLPQEANKPASLLFQGADGIPAVTVSRKRTHDLDKEPPPLLMIQDKRHKPDPSSIEEELLLSNRLLGSLEDGDQPDLILDSGRSQLLTDRDPVLSELCDTAALMRDIFVPRPADLSPPLSPMT; from the exons ATGGAGAAGGAAGACGGGGTCGTGGCGGTTAAACG gagCAGCTCGGAGCAGAGGAAGCTCCGCTCTCGCGATGCGGCCCGCTGCCGACGCAGCCAGGAGACCGAGGTGTTCTATGAACTGGCCCGGACTCTGCCGCTGCCGCGCCGAGTCTGCACCCACCTGGACAAGGCCGGCATCATGAGGGTGACGCTCAGCTTCCTGCGGATGCAGCAGCTCCTGCAACCCG AAGAGAGTgtgaagaaagaggaggaggatgaagatcCGATGGACGCTTTCTTTCCCCAGGCCTTGGCGGGCTTCGTCATGGTGATGACCGAGGAGGGGGACATGGTGTTCCTGACGGAAAACGTCAACAAGCACATCGGCATCACGCAG CTGGAGCTGCTCGGCCAGAGCGTCTACGACTTCATTCATCCCTGCGATCAGGAGGAGCTGCGAGACCTCCTGACTCCGCGTCCAG GTCTGAGTAAGAAGCTGATGGCTGAGCAACCGAGCGAGAGAAACTTCTTCCTGCGAATGAAGAGCaccctgaccagcagggggcgcacCGTCAACATCAAATCTGCCACCTGGAAG GTTCTCCACTGCACGGGCCACATCCGCCCCTTTGGCTCAGCGTCGCCCCCTGCTGCCAGAGTGATGACGCTGCTGTGCGAGCCGATCCCCCACCCGTCCAGCGTGGAGTTCCCTCTGGACAGCTGCACCTTCCTCACCCGCCACACCATGGACCTGCGCTTCACCCACTGCGAGGGCAG GGTAACGGAGCTGGTGGGCTACAAACCGGAGGACCTGATTGGACGCTCGGCCTACGAGTTTTATCACGCGCTCGACTCGGATCGCATCAAGAAGAGCCTGCTAACAC TTCTCTCCAAAGGCCAGGCGAACTCTTCCCCCTACCGCTTCCTGGCCAACTGCGGTGGCTTCGTGTGGGCCGAGACTCAAGCCACCGTCCTCTACAGCAAGACGTCGCAGCCCGAAGCCATCGTCTGCCTCAACTTCATCCTCAG TGCGGTGGAGCAGCCGGACGTGGTGTTCTCCGTCGAGCAGACCCGCTGCAGCCTCCTGCCTAAAACCGAGCCCTCCTCCCTGGAGCGCGCCGCCGAGGACAGCGGCATCTCCGACACCTGCGACTCGGACGGCGAGGACGCCGGCAGCTCGGCGAAGCTCCTCCTGAAGCTGGCGGAGAAACCGGAGGAGCTTCTGCAGCTGCCGGACGGCGGAGACGGCGTGGCGCCGGCGCTGACGGCAG GTCGGGTGGAGCTGTCGTTCGCCAGTCCTCCCAGTCCAGATGTGGTTCCGGACCATCCTAAGGACCTGTGCAGCCCTCAGCTGCGGCAGCTGCTGTCGCCCATCTTCGACGGCCTGAATCCGTCCTCGTCCCCAGCCGCCTCCTCTGAGCCGGACCTG AGCCCCTGTGAAGAGGAGGTGATGGACACCAGCGAGGTGGAGCGCTTCTTCACCATCTGCCCGGAGGAAACGCAGCTCAAGGAACAAGCCATCGAG GACGTGGAGGGGAAGGAGCTGGAGATGTACGCGCCGTACATCTCCATGGACGACGACTTCCAGCTCACCTTCCTCAGCAATCTGCCGCAGGAAGCCAACAAACCCGCGTCGCTGCTGTTCCAGGGCGCCGATGGGATTCCTGCCGTCACCGTCAGCAGGAAGAG GACTCACGACTTGGACAAAGAGCCGCCGCCTCTGCTGATGATCCAGGACAAGAGACACAAGCCGGACCCGTCCTCCatagaggaggagctgctgctcagcaaCAGGCTGCTG ggtTCGCTGGAAGACGGCGACCAGCCGGATCTGATTCTGGACTCCGGACGCAGTCAGCTACTCACAGACAGAGACCCGGTTCTGTCAGAACTGTGCGACACCGCAG ctctgatGAGGGACATCTTCGTCCCTCGCCCGGCTGATCTGTCGCCGCCGCTCTCGCCCATGACCTGA
- the LOC114133497 gene encoding WD repeat-containing protein 20, translating into MAGDGGALKDINEIKSQFRTREGFYKLLTLSDSQQRGGLPRGPTAGATLGPGAGPGPIPGAGVGLLQGPGAASASSSSNAAANSSPAGFLPPVRVSMVKLQPEDPSEESERVCFNIGRELYFYTYTNIKKAVDLSKPIDKRIYKGTQPTCHDFNQYSATAESVALIVGFSAGQVQYLDPIKKETSKLFNEERLIDKSKVTCLKWLPKSENLFLASHASGHLYLYNVDHPCGTTAPQYSLLRQGEGFAVYACKSKTPRNPLLRWAVGEGGLNEFAFSPDGVHVACVGQDGCLRVFHFDSMELQGVMKSYFGGLLCVSWSPDGKYLATGGEDDLVTVWSFAESRVVARGHGHKSWVNVVAFDPFTTSLEDDEPMELSGSEEDLHQGAQNNSTHFGRVRTSSTLSRLSRHSSKGGGSPSVTYRFGSVGQDTQFCLWDLTDDVLYPRLPLSRAFTNTFGPSLPNSGSGGVNSSSGGGGGIGGVEGHHHPPGANTTSANPPTLPLPLPRSLSRSNSLPHPAVANASKGPGASEGGGGGGGGGGSGGGGNIAPFSIGRFATLSLQERKSDKSGSGSVEKEHKRYHSLGNISKSNDKINVAPRSNRLDGAKVLGTTLCPRMHEVPLLEPLVCKKIAHERLTVLVFMDDCIITACQEGLICTWARPGKANLTAQNGNSPSGTVV; encoded by the exons ATGGCCGGAGATGGCGGCGCTCTGAAGGATATCAATGAGATTAAATCCCAGTTCCGGACCAGAGAGGGCTTCTACAAGCTGCTCACCCTCTCCGACTCGCAGCAGCGGGGCGGCCTGCCGCGGGGCCCGACCGCCGGAGCCACGCTGGGGCCCGGCGCAGGACCCGGACCGATCCCCGGCGCAGGGGTCGGGCTGCTGCAGGGGCCCGGGGCCGCCTCAGCCTCGTCCTCCTCCAATGCGGCGGCCAACTCCTCCCCGGCGGGCTTCCTGCCGCCTGTCCGGGTCTCCATGGTGAAgctgcagcccgaagacccgaGCGAGGAGTCGGAGCGGGTGTGCTTCAACATCGGCAGGGAGCTGTATTTCTACACCTACACCAACATCAAGAAG GCCGTGGACCTCAGTAAACCCATAGACAAGAGGATCTACAAGGGGACCCAGCCGACGTGTCACGACTTCAACCAGTACTCGGCCACGGCGGAGAGCGTGGCGCTCATCGTGGGCTTCTCCGCCGGCCAGGTCCAGTACCTCGACCCCATCAAGAAGGAAACCAGTAAGCTCTTCAATGAGGAG AGGCTGATCGACAAATCCAAGGTGACGTGCCTAAAATGGCTGCCCAAGTCGGAGAACCTGTTCCTGGCCTCCCACGCCAGCGGTCACCTCTACCTGTACAACGTGGACCATCCGTGCGGAACCACCGCTCCGCAGTACTCGCTGCTGCGGCAGGGCGAGGGCTTCGCCGTCTACGCCTGCAAGAGCAAGACGCCGCGCAACCCCCTGCTGCGGTGGGCCGTGGGCGAGGGCGGCCTGAACGAGTTCGCCTTCTCGCCGGACGGCGTTCACGTGGCGTGCGTGGGTCAGGACGGCTGCCTGCGCGTCTTCCACTTCGACTCGATGGAGCTGCAGGGTGTGATGAAGAGCTACTTCGGCGGGCTGCTCTGCGTTTCCTGGAGCCCCGACGGGAAGTACCTGGCCACTGGCGGCGAGGACGACCTGGTGACCGTCTGGTCGTTCGCCGAGAGCCGGGTGGTGGCACGCGGCCACGGCCACAAGTCATGGGTCAACGTGGTGGCGTTCGACCCCTTCACCACTTCGCTGGAGGACGACGAGCCGATGGAGCTCAGCGGCAGCGAGGAAGacctccaccagggggcgcagAATAACTCCACGCACTTCGGCAGGGTGCGGACGAGCAGCACGCTGTCGCGCCTCTCGCGGCACAGCTCGAAAGGCGGCGGCTCGCCGTCCGTCACGTACCGGTTCGGCTCGGTGGGTCAGGACACGCAGTTCTGTCTGTGGGACCTGACAGACGACGTACTGTACCCCCGCCTGCCCCTGTCCCGCGCCTTCACCAACACCTTCGGCCCTTCGCTGCCCAACTCTGGCAGCGGCGGGGTCAACAGCAGCTctggcggcggcggcgggaTCGGAGGCGTGGAGGGGCACCATCACCCACCGGGCGCCAACACCACTAGCGCCAACCCGCCGACGCTTCCCCTGCCGCTGCCCCGCTCCCTGTCCCGCTCCAACTCCCTGCCCCACCCGGCGGTGGCGAATGCCTCCAAGGGTCCGGGGGCCTCCGAGGGCGGCGGAGGCGGAGGCGGAGGTGGGGGCAGCGGCGGCGGGGGCAACATCGCCCCCTTCAGCATCGGCCGCTTCGCCACGTTGTCCCTGCAGGAGCGCAAGTCGGACAAGTCCGGGAGCGGCAGCGTGGAGAAGGAGCACAAGCGCTACCACAGCTTGGGCAACATCAGCAAGAGCAACGACAAGATCAACGTTGCCCCCCGCAGCAACCGGCTGGACGGCGCCAAGGTGCTGGGCACGACGCTTTGCCCCCGCATGCACGAAGTACCACTGCTGGAGCCGCTGGTCTGCAAGAAGATCGCACACGAGAGGCTGACCGTCCTGGTGTTCATGGACGACTGCATCATCACGGCCTGCCAGGAGGGCCTGATCTGCACCTGGGCGCGGCCGGGGAAGGCG AACCTGACAGCACAGAACGGAAACTCTCCGAGTGGAACGGTCGTATAG